The proteins below come from a single Orcinus orca chromosome 6, mOrcOrc1.1, whole genome shotgun sequence genomic window:
- the RFK gene encoding riboflavin kinase, translated as MRHLPYFCRGQVVRGFGRGSKQLGIPTANFPEQVVDNLPADVSTGIYYGWASVGSGDVHKMVVSIGWNPYYKNTKKSMETHIMHTFKEDFYGEILNVAIVGYLRPEKNFDSLESLISAIQGDIEEAKKRLDLPEHLKLKEHDFFQVPKSKIMNGH; from the exons ATGAGGCACCTGCCGTACTTCTGCCGCGGCCAGGTGGTGCGGGGCTTCGGTCGCGGCTCCAAGCAGCTGGGCATCCCTACAG CTAACTTTCCTGAACAAGTAGTAGATAATCTTCCAGCTGATGTATCCACTGGCATATATTATGGTTGGGCCAGTGTTGGAAGTGGAGACGTCCATAAGATGGTGGTGAGCATAGGATGGAACCCGTACTACAAGAATACAAAAAAGTCCATG GAAACTCATATCATGCATACTTTCAAAGAGGACTTCTATGGGGAAATTCTCAATGTGGCCATTGTTGGCTACCTCAGACCAGAAAAGAACTTTGATTCTTTAG AGTCACTCATTTCAGCAATTCAAGGTGATATTGAGGAAGCTAAGAAACGACTAGATTTACCAGAACATTTGAAACTCAAAGAACACGATTTCTTCCAGGTTCCTAAAAGCAAAATAATGAATGGCCACTGA